The following proteins come from a genomic window of Paramisgurnus dabryanus chromosome 19, PD_genome_1.1, whole genome shotgun sequence:
- the ubap2l gene encoding ubiquitin-associated protein 2-like isoform X10, translated as MMTSVGGGRTRGNWEQTQGQTQSQSQHKQRPQATAEQIRLAQMISDHNDADFEEKVKQLVDITGKDQDESMIALHDCNGDVNRAINVLLEGSPDTDSWEMVGKKKVSGQKESAQTDGGDEGKENRERGGERDVARRRGGAPRRGRGASRGREFRGQENGLDGTKTGGIAGRGTERGRRGRGRGRGGAGRRGGRFSAQGMGTFNPADYTEPAQTDESYTSGSTWSNTGNLEPEDGNRLEFTGGEGTSYPQQFDSTPGAWRTATEEWGTEDWNEDLSETKIFTASSVASMPIPQENVTITAGQRIDLAVLLGKTPPSSSEAEPAPLEGQQPSSLPQSLVFSSSKQTASLSQSSSSAPYGQHSMVSMLGKGFGDVGDPKVTTGGSTTGSQFLEQFKTAQALAQLAAQHSQSGPPNAGPSTWDTSPALSQYEMKPQVDPAHSPFTKRQPYQPSSTASSMIDAFLQDKATPPSTTSSLTPQSTSSSSLPQSIPKQSALASGQQNASGAMDPQASSPLPLHQHKLKQQKKRASLTTKIPALAVEMPGSADISGLNLQFGALQFGSEPVLSEYDASAAVATTTPGNQGQNSLYTSVSNEQSSALTNPSQMELYEQRASQTRRYPPSVSSSPQKDLQAKNGFSSIQPSQSLEATAGSAVPLKPTSDSIVPSSVSNMSSLADPSSGAPSLLTTSNQSPLSVLGHEDSSPSSLAAQHNNSLQTQQNSLTPSSVRTSNASLLHQSVDGESSLHSSSYPTPSSVPPASSSTSAPMSHGSPVAPSSSVSLVSAQSALGPVSSLTMGLNSAAGMASMVPPTAIASSSSVATVPLSSAASSRSTAASGKAPPNLPPGVPPLLPNPYIMAPGLLHPYPPQMYGYDDLQMLQTRIPLDYYSIPFAAPTTQLTGREGSLTSNPYSAGDLSKFGRADASSPAPATTLAQPQQNQTQTHHTTQQPFLSPALPPGYSYTSLPYYTGVPGLPNTFQYGPAMFPVAPTSSKQHGVNVGINASATQFQQASGYGSHGYSTGVSVTSSNTGVPDISGSVYTKTQSFEKQGFHTGTPSASFSLPSALGSGGPINPPAAAGYAPAPYMHILAPHQQPHSQMLHHHLQQDGQTGSGQRSQTASIQQKSQINKSAYNSYSWGGN; from the exons ATGATGACTTCAGTTGGCGGAGGCCGGACCCGGGGCAACTGGGAGCAGACGCAGGGTCAGACACAGAGCCAGTCACAGCACAAGCAAAGGCCACAG GCCACTGCTGAGCAAATCCGGCTTGCGCAAATGATCTCGGACCACAACGATGCAGACTTTGAGGAAAAGGTCAAACAG CTGGTTGACATCACAGGAAAAGATCAGGATGAGTCCATGATAGCGCTGCACGACTGCAACGGAGACGTCAACAGAGCCATCAACGTCCTGTTGGAGGGCAGCCCTGACACT GACTCATGGGAAATGGTTGGAAAGAAGAAAGTGTCAGGTCAAAAGGAAAGTGCACAGACAGATGGAGGAGATGAAGGGAAGGAGAATCGAGAGCGGGGAGGAGAAAGAGATGTGGCGCGCCGCAGAGGAGGAGCCCCGCGGAGGGGCCGTGGAGCCAGCCGTGGACGAGAGT TTCGTGGGCAAGAGAACGGGTTGGATGGAACCAAGACAGGAGGCATTGCGGGCAGAGGAACAGAACGAGGCCGTCGGGGAAGAGGCAGAGGAAGAG GTGGAGCTGGTAGGCGAGGTGGAAGGTTTTCAGCTCAGGGTATGGG TACGTTTAATCCAGCGGACTACACAGAGCCAGCCCAAACAGATGAGAGCTACACAAGTGGTAGCACTTGGAGTAACACTGGCAACCTGGAACCTGAGGATGGAAACC GGCTTGAGTTTACAGGAGGAGAGGGAACAAGCTATCCTCAACAGTTTGACTCCACCCCTG GTGCGTGGAGAACTGCCACAGAAGAGTGGGGTACGGAGGACTGGAATGAAGAT TTATCAGAGACCAAGATATTCACTGCCTCCAGTGTGGCGTCCATGCCCATTCCACAAGAGAATGTCACCATTACAGCTGGACAGAG GATTGATTTGGCGGTGTTGCTTGGGAAGACGCCTCCATCTTCCTCTGAGGCAGAACCTGCTCCTCTTGAAGGGCAACAGCCTTCATCTCTGCCTCAGTCTCTGGTGTTCAGCAGCTCGAAGCAGACAGCCTCACTGTCCCAATCCTCCAGCAGTGCTCCCTACGGCCAGCACAGCATG GTGAGCATGCTCGGTAAGGGATTTGGTGATGTAGGAGACCCTAAAGTAACCACTGGAGGCTCCACAACTGGTTCTCAATTTCTGGAGCAGTTTAAGACGGCCCAGGCTTTGGCCCAGCTGGCAGCCCAGCACTCACAAAGTGGACCACCCAACGCCGGTCCTTCTACCTGGGATACTAGTCCTGCACTGAGCCAATACG AGATGAAGCCCCAAGTAGATCCCGCACATAGTCCGTTCACCAAACGGCAACCCTACCAGCCCTCTTCCACTGCCTCTTCCATGATTGATGCTTTCTTGCAGGACAAAGCCACGCCCCCTTCCACCACCTCCTCGCTGACTCCTCAGTCCACTTCCTCATCCTCACTGCCCCAATCTATCCCTAAACAATCTGCACTGGCTTCAGGTCAGCAGAACGCTTCCGGCGCTATGGACCCGCAAGCATCCAGCCCTCTTCCCCTGCATCAGCACAAACTAAAGCAACAGAAGAAGAGGGCTTCCCTCACAACCaag ATTCCAGCTCTTGCAGTTGAGATGCCAGGCTCTGCAGACATATCCGGGCTAAACCTGCAGTTTGGAGCGTTACAGTTCGGATCTGAACCGGTGCTTTCAGAGTACGATGCCTCTGCAGCTGTTGCCACGACGACACCGGGAAACCAAGGCCAGAATAGCCTTTACACAAGCGTTAGCAA TGAGCAGTCTTCAGCATTGACCAACCCCAGTCAGATGGAGCTGTACGAGCAGAGAGCCAGCCAGACACGGCGCTACCCCCCTTCTGTGTCGTCATCACCACAGAAAGACTTACAGGCCAAG AACGGGTTCAGTTCGATACAGCCGTCACAATCTCTGGAAG CTACAGCAGGCTCTGCAGTGCCTTTGAAGCCAACATCTGATTCCATCGTCCCATCTTCGGTTTCCAACATGTCTTCATTGGCTGATCCCTCATCAGGTGCTCCCTCCCTGCTGACCACATCCAATCAGTCGCCTCTTAGTGTTCTTGGCCATGAAGACTCCTCCCCAAGCTCATTGGCTGCACAACACAATAA CTCCCTCCAGACGCAGCAAAACAGTTTGACACCTTCCTCAGTTCGCACTTCAAACGCAAGTCTACTG CACCAAAGTGTAGATGGAGAATCCAGCTTGCACTCCTCATCCTACCCGACTCCTTCTTCAGTTCCACCTGCTTCTTCCTCTACTTCGGCCCCCATGTCCCACGGCAGCCCTGTGGCACCTTCGTCATCTGTCAGTTTGGTATCTGCGCAGTCGGCTCTGGGCCCGGTCAGCAGTCTGACCATGGGACTCAACAGCGCTGCTGGCATGGCCTCCATGGTTCCTCCCACAGCTATTGCATCCTCATCCTCTGTGGCCACTGTGCCACTTTCATCAGCCGCCTCGTCCCGCAGCACGGCTGCCTCAG GGAAAGCACCTCCAAACCTGCCTCCTGGTGTGCCACCTCTGCTGCCCAATCCTTACATCATGGCTCCTGGCCTGCTTCACCCCTACCCA cctcagatgtatgGCTACGATGATTTACAGATGCTACAGACCAGAATACCACTG GACTATTACAGCATTCCATTTGCCGCTCCTACCACACAGCTTACTGGCAGGGAAGGCAGTTTAACAAGCAATCCTTATTCTG CTGGTGACCTGTCAAAGTTTGGTCGGGCTGATGCCTCGTCTCCTGCCCCTGCCACAACGCTTGCCCAGCCGCAGCAGAATCAGACCCAAACACATCACACCACCCAGCAGCCCTTCCTCAGCCCAGCCCTTCCACCTGGATACAGCTATACCAGCCTTCCCTATTACACTGGGGTACCGGGTCTGCCCAACACCTTCCAGTACGGGCCTGCCATGTTTCCT GTGGCTCCTACCTCGTCCAAACAACATGGTGTGAATGTTGGCATCAATGCATCAGCCACACAATTTCAGCAGGCGAGTGGCTACGGGTCTCATGGATACAGCACTG GTGTTTCTGTGACATCCAGCAACACGGGAGTACCTGATATTTCAGGGTCTGTTTACACAAAGACGCAG TCTTTCGAGAAGCAGGGTTTCCACACAGGAACCCCCAGTGCTTCCTTCAGTTTGCCCTCAGCACTTGGGAGCGGTGGCCCGATCAATCCTCCAGCAGCGGCGGGTTATGCTCCGGCCCCTTACATGCACATCCTGGCCCCGCATCAGCAGCCTCACTCCCAGATGCTCCATCACCATCTGCAACAGGATGGACAG ACTGGCTCTGGACAGCGTAGTCAGACTGCCTCCATCCAACAGAAGTCCCAGATAAATAAGTCTGCTTACAACAGCTACAGCTGGGGAGGCAATTAA
- the ubap2l gene encoding ubiquitin-associated protein 2-like isoform X8: MMTSVGGGRTRGNWEQTQGQTQSQSQHKQRPQATAEQIRLAQMISDHNDADFEEKVKQLVDITGKDQDESMIALHDCNGDVNRAINVLLEGSPDTDSWEMVGKKKVSGQKESAQTDGGDEGKENRERGGERDVARRRGGAPRRGRGASRGREFRGQENGLDGTKTGGIAGRGTERGRRGRGRGRGGAGRRGGRFSAQGMGQIDKGPRYDLSGDESTFNPADYTEPAQTDESYTSGSTWSNTGNLEPEDGNRLEFTGGEGTSYPQQFDSTPGAWRTATEEWGTEDWNEDLSETKIFTASSVASMPIPQENVTITAGQRIDLAVLLGKTPPSSSEAEPAPLEGQQPSSLPQSLVFSSSKQTASLSQSSSSAPYGQHSMVSMLGKGFGDVGDPKVTTGGSTTGSQFLEQFKTAQALAQLAAQHSQSGPPNAGPSTWDTSPALSQYEMKPQVDPAHSPFTKRQPYQPSSTASSMIDAFLQDKATPPSTTSSLTPQSTSSSSLPQSIPKQSALASGQQNASGAMDPQASSPLPLHQHKLKQQKKRASLTTKIPALAVEMPGSADISGLNLQFGALQFGSEPVLSEYDASAAVATTTPGNQGQNSLYTSVSNEQSSALTNPSQMELYEQRASQTRRYPPSVSSSPQKDLQAKNGFSSIQPSQSLEATAGSAVPLKPTSDSIVPSSVSNMSSLADPSSGAPSLLTTSNQSPLSVLGHEDSSPSSLAAQHNNSLQTQQNSLTPSSVRTSNASLLHQSVDGESSLHSSSYPTPSSVPPASSSTSAPMSHGSPVAPSSSVSLVSAQSALGPVSSLTMGLNSAAGMASMVPPTAIASSSSVATVPLSSAASSRSTAASGKAPPNLPPGVPPLLPNPYIMAPGLLHPYPPQMYGYDDLQMLQTRIPLDYYSIPFAAPTTQLTGREGSLTSNPYSAGDLSKFGRADASSPAPATTLAQPQQNQTQTHHTTQQPFLSPALPPGYSYTSLPYYTGVPGLPNTFQYGPAMFPVAPTSSKQHGVNVGINASATQFQQASGYGSHGYSTGVSVTSSNTGVPDISGSVYTKTQQSFEKQGFHTGTPSASFSLPSALGSGGPINPPAAAGYAPAPYMHILAPHQQPHSQMLHHHLQQDGQTGSGQRSQTASIQQKSQINKSAYNSYSWGGN, translated from the exons ATGATGACTTCAGTTGGCGGAGGCCGGACCCGGGGCAACTGGGAGCAGACGCAGGGTCAGACACAGAGCCAGTCACAGCACAAGCAAAGGCCACAG GCCACTGCTGAGCAAATCCGGCTTGCGCAAATGATCTCGGACCACAACGATGCAGACTTTGAGGAAAAGGTCAAACAG CTGGTTGACATCACAGGAAAAGATCAGGATGAGTCCATGATAGCGCTGCACGACTGCAACGGAGACGTCAACAGAGCCATCAACGTCCTGTTGGAGGGCAGCCCTGACACT GACTCATGGGAAATGGTTGGAAAGAAGAAAGTGTCAGGTCAAAAGGAAAGTGCACAGACAGATGGAGGAGATGAAGGGAAGGAGAATCGAGAGCGGGGAGGAGAAAGAGATGTGGCGCGCCGCAGAGGAGGAGCCCCGCGGAGGGGCCGTGGAGCCAGCCGTGGACGAGAGT TTCGTGGGCAAGAGAACGGGTTGGATGGAACCAAGACAGGAGGCATTGCGGGCAGAGGAACAGAACGAGGCCGTCGGGGAAGAGGCAGAGGAAGAG GTGGAGCTGGTAGGCGAGGTGGAAGGTTTTCAGCTCAGGGTATGGG CCAGATTGATAAAGGCCCCAGATATGATTTGTCAGGAGATGAGAG TACGTTTAATCCAGCGGACTACACAGAGCCAGCCCAAACAGATGAGAGCTACACAAGTGGTAGCACTTGGAGTAACACTGGCAACCTGGAACCTGAGGATGGAAACC GGCTTGAGTTTACAGGAGGAGAGGGAACAAGCTATCCTCAACAGTTTGACTCCACCCCTG GTGCGTGGAGAACTGCCACAGAAGAGTGGGGTACGGAGGACTGGAATGAAGAT TTATCAGAGACCAAGATATTCACTGCCTCCAGTGTGGCGTCCATGCCCATTCCACAAGAGAATGTCACCATTACAGCTGGACAGAG GATTGATTTGGCGGTGTTGCTTGGGAAGACGCCTCCATCTTCCTCTGAGGCAGAACCTGCTCCTCTTGAAGGGCAACAGCCTTCATCTCTGCCTCAGTCTCTGGTGTTCAGCAGCTCGAAGCAGACAGCCTCACTGTCCCAATCCTCCAGCAGTGCTCCCTACGGCCAGCACAGCATG GTGAGCATGCTCGGTAAGGGATTTGGTGATGTAGGAGACCCTAAAGTAACCACTGGAGGCTCCACAACTGGTTCTCAATTTCTGGAGCAGTTTAAGACGGCCCAGGCTTTGGCCCAGCTGGCAGCCCAGCACTCACAAAGTGGACCACCCAACGCCGGTCCTTCTACCTGGGATACTAGTCCTGCACTGAGCCAATACG AGATGAAGCCCCAAGTAGATCCCGCACATAGTCCGTTCACCAAACGGCAACCCTACCAGCCCTCTTCCACTGCCTCTTCCATGATTGATGCTTTCTTGCAGGACAAAGCCACGCCCCCTTCCACCACCTCCTCGCTGACTCCTCAGTCCACTTCCTCATCCTCACTGCCCCAATCTATCCCTAAACAATCTGCACTGGCTTCAGGTCAGCAGAACGCTTCCGGCGCTATGGACCCGCAAGCATCCAGCCCTCTTCCCCTGCATCAGCACAAACTAAAGCAACAGAAGAAGAGGGCTTCCCTCACAACCaag ATTCCAGCTCTTGCAGTTGAGATGCCAGGCTCTGCAGACATATCCGGGCTAAACCTGCAGTTTGGAGCGTTACAGTTCGGATCTGAACCGGTGCTTTCAGAGTACGATGCCTCTGCAGCTGTTGCCACGACGACACCGGGAAACCAAGGCCAGAATAGCCTTTACACAAGCGTTAGCAA TGAGCAGTCTTCAGCATTGACCAACCCCAGTCAGATGGAGCTGTACGAGCAGAGAGCCAGCCAGACACGGCGCTACCCCCCTTCTGTGTCGTCATCACCACAGAAAGACTTACAGGCCAAG AACGGGTTCAGTTCGATACAGCCGTCACAATCTCTGGAAG CTACAGCAGGCTCTGCAGTGCCTTTGAAGCCAACATCTGATTCCATCGTCCCATCTTCGGTTTCCAACATGTCTTCATTGGCTGATCCCTCATCAGGTGCTCCCTCCCTGCTGACCACATCCAATCAGTCGCCTCTTAGTGTTCTTGGCCATGAAGACTCCTCCCCAAGCTCATTGGCTGCACAACACAATAA CTCCCTCCAGACGCAGCAAAACAGTTTGACACCTTCCTCAGTTCGCACTTCAAACGCAAGTCTACTG CACCAAAGTGTAGATGGAGAATCCAGCTTGCACTCCTCATCCTACCCGACTCCTTCTTCAGTTCCACCTGCTTCTTCCTCTACTTCGGCCCCCATGTCCCACGGCAGCCCTGTGGCACCTTCGTCATCTGTCAGTTTGGTATCTGCGCAGTCGGCTCTGGGCCCGGTCAGCAGTCTGACCATGGGACTCAACAGCGCTGCTGGCATGGCCTCCATGGTTCCTCCCACAGCTATTGCATCCTCATCCTCTGTGGCCACTGTGCCACTTTCATCAGCCGCCTCGTCCCGCAGCACGGCTGCCTCAG GGAAAGCACCTCCAAACCTGCCTCCTGGTGTGCCACCTCTGCTGCCCAATCCTTACATCATGGCTCCTGGCCTGCTTCACCCCTACCCA cctcagatgtatgGCTACGATGATTTACAGATGCTACAGACCAGAATACCACTG GACTATTACAGCATTCCATTTGCCGCTCCTACCACACAGCTTACTGGCAGGGAAGGCAGTTTAACAAGCAATCCTTATTCTG CTGGTGACCTGTCAAAGTTTGGTCGGGCTGATGCCTCGTCTCCTGCCCCTGCCACAACGCTTGCCCAGCCGCAGCAGAATCAGACCCAAACACATCACACCACCCAGCAGCCCTTCCTCAGCCCAGCCCTTCCACCTGGATACAGCTATACCAGCCTTCCCTATTACACTGGGGTACCGGGTCTGCCCAACACCTTCCAGTACGGGCCTGCCATGTTTCCT GTGGCTCCTACCTCGTCCAAACAACATGGTGTGAATGTTGGCATCAATGCATCAGCCACACAATTTCAGCAGGCGAGTGGCTACGGGTCTCATGGATACAGCACTG GTGTTTCTGTGACATCCAGCAACACGGGAGTACCTGATATTTCAGGGTCTGTTTACACAAAGACGCAG CAGTCTTTCGAGAAGCAGGGTTTCCACACAGGAACCCCCAGTGCTTCCTTCAGTTTGCCCTCAGCACTTGGGAGCGGTGGCCCGATCAATCCTCCAGCAGCGGCGGGTTATGCTCCGGCCCCTTACATGCACATCCTGGCCCCGCATCAGCAGCCTCACTCCCAGATGCTCCATCACCATCTGCAACAGGATGGACAG ACTGGCTCTGGACAGCGTAGTCAGACTGCCTCCATCCAACAGAAGTCCCAGATAAATAAGTCTGCTTACAACAGCTACAGCTGGGGAGGCAATTAA
- the ubap2l gene encoding ubiquitin-associated protein 2-like isoform X12, whose amino-acid sequence MMTSVGGGRTRGNWEQTQGQTQSQSQHKQRPQATAEQIRLAQMISDHNDADFEEKVKQLVDITGKDQDESMIALHDCNGDVNRAINVLLEGSPDTDSWEMVGKKKVSGQKESAQTDGGDEGKENRERGGERDVARRRGGAPRRGRGASRGREFRGQENGLDGTKTGGIAGRGTERGRRGRGRGRGGAGRRGGRFSAQGMGTFNPADYTEPAQTDESYTSGSTWSNTGNLEPEDGNRLEFTGGEGTSYPQQFDSTPGAWRTATEEWGTEDWNEDLSETKIFTASSVASMPIPQENVTITAGQRIDLAVLLGKTPPSSSEAEPAPLEGQQPSSLPQSLVFSSSKQTASLSQSSSSAPYGQHSMVSMLGKGFGDVGDPKVTTGGSTTGSQFLEQFKTAQALAQLAAQHSQSGPPNAGPSTWDTSPALSQYEMKPQVDPAHSPFTKRQPYQPSSTASSMIDAFLQDKATPPSTTSSLTPQSTSSSSLPQSIPKQSALASGQQNASGAMDPQASSPLPLHQHKLKQQKKRASLTTKIPALAVEMPGSADISGLNLQFGALQFGSEPVLSEYDASAAVATTTPGNQGQNSLYTSVSNEQSSALTNPSQMELYEQRASQTRRYPPSVSSSPQKDLQAKNGFSSIQPSQSLEATAGSAVPLKPTSDSIVPSSVSNMSSLADPSSGAPSLLTTSNQSPLSVLGHEDSSPSSLAAQHNNSLQTQQNSLTPSSVRTSNASLLHQSVDGESSLHSSSYPTPSSVPPASSSTSAPMSHGSPVAPSSSVSLVSAQSALGPVSSLTMGLNSAAGMASMVPPTAIASSSSVATVPLSSAASSRSTAASGKAPPNLPPGVPPLLPNPYIMAPGLLHPYPPQMYGYDDLQMLQTRIPLDYYSIPFAAPTTQLTGREGSLTSNPYSAGDLSKFGRADASSPAPATTLAQPQQNQTQTHHTTQQPFLSPALPPGYSYTSLPYYTGVPGLPNTFQYGPAMFPVAPTSSKQHGVNVGINASATQFQQASGYGSHGYSTGVSVTSSNTGVPDISGSVYTKTQQSFEKQGFHTGTPSASFSLPSALGSGGPINPPAAAGYAPAPYMHILAPHQQPHSQMLHHHLQQDGQTGSGQRSQTASIQQKSQINKSAYNSYSWGGN is encoded by the exons ATGATGACTTCAGTTGGCGGAGGCCGGACCCGGGGCAACTGGGAGCAGACGCAGGGTCAGACACAGAGCCAGTCACAGCACAAGCAAAGGCCACAG GCCACTGCTGAGCAAATCCGGCTTGCGCAAATGATCTCGGACCACAACGATGCAGACTTTGAGGAAAAGGTCAAACAG CTGGTTGACATCACAGGAAAAGATCAGGATGAGTCCATGATAGCGCTGCACGACTGCAACGGAGACGTCAACAGAGCCATCAACGTCCTGTTGGAGGGCAGCCCTGACACT GACTCATGGGAAATGGTTGGAAAGAAGAAAGTGTCAGGTCAAAAGGAAAGTGCACAGACAGATGGAGGAGATGAAGGGAAGGAGAATCGAGAGCGGGGAGGAGAAAGAGATGTGGCGCGCCGCAGAGGAGGAGCCCCGCGGAGGGGCCGTGGAGCCAGCCGTGGACGAGAGT TTCGTGGGCAAGAGAACGGGTTGGATGGAACCAAGACAGGAGGCATTGCGGGCAGAGGAACAGAACGAGGCCGTCGGGGAAGAGGCAGAGGAAGAG GTGGAGCTGGTAGGCGAGGTGGAAGGTTTTCAGCTCAGGGTATGGG TACGTTTAATCCAGCGGACTACACAGAGCCAGCCCAAACAGATGAGAGCTACACAAGTGGTAGCACTTGGAGTAACACTGGCAACCTGGAACCTGAGGATGGAAACC GGCTTGAGTTTACAGGAGGAGAGGGAACAAGCTATCCTCAACAGTTTGACTCCACCCCTG GTGCGTGGAGAACTGCCACAGAAGAGTGGGGTACGGAGGACTGGAATGAAGAT TTATCAGAGACCAAGATATTCACTGCCTCCAGTGTGGCGTCCATGCCCATTCCACAAGAGAATGTCACCATTACAGCTGGACAGAG GATTGATTTGGCGGTGTTGCTTGGGAAGACGCCTCCATCTTCCTCTGAGGCAGAACCTGCTCCTCTTGAAGGGCAACAGCCTTCATCTCTGCCTCAGTCTCTGGTGTTCAGCAGCTCGAAGCAGACAGCCTCACTGTCCCAATCCTCCAGCAGTGCTCCCTACGGCCAGCACAGCATG GTGAGCATGCTCGGTAAGGGATTTGGTGATGTAGGAGACCCTAAAGTAACCACTGGAGGCTCCACAACTGGTTCTCAATTTCTGGAGCAGTTTAAGACGGCCCAGGCTTTGGCCCAGCTGGCAGCCCAGCACTCACAAAGTGGACCACCCAACGCCGGTCCTTCTACCTGGGATACTAGTCCTGCACTGAGCCAATACG AGATGAAGCCCCAAGTAGATCCCGCACATAGTCCGTTCACCAAACGGCAACCCTACCAGCCCTCTTCCACTGCCTCTTCCATGATTGATGCTTTCTTGCAGGACAAAGCCACGCCCCCTTCCACCACCTCCTCGCTGACTCCTCAGTCCACTTCCTCATCCTCACTGCCCCAATCTATCCCTAAACAATCTGCACTGGCTTCAGGTCAGCAGAACGCTTCCGGCGCTATGGACCCGCAAGCATCCAGCCCTCTTCCCCTGCATCAGCACAAACTAAAGCAACAGAAGAAGAGGGCTTCCCTCACAACCaag ATTCCAGCTCTTGCAGTTGAGATGCCAGGCTCTGCAGACATATCCGGGCTAAACCTGCAGTTTGGAGCGTTACAGTTCGGATCTGAACCGGTGCTTTCAGAGTACGATGCCTCTGCAGCTGTTGCCACGACGACACCGGGAAACCAAGGCCAGAATAGCCTTTACACAAGCGTTAGCAA TGAGCAGTCTTCAGCATTGACCAACCCCAGTCAGATGGAGCTGTACGAGCAGAGAGCCAGCCAGACACGGCGCTACCCCCCTTCTGTGTCGTCATCACCACAGAAAGACTTACAGGCCAAG AACGGGTTCAGTTCGATACAGCCGTCACAATCTCTGGAAG CTACAGCAGGCTCTGCAGTGCCTTTGAAGCCAACATCTGATTCCATCGTCCCATCTTCGGTTTCCAACATGTCTTCATTGGCTGATCCCTCATCAGGTGCTCCCTCCCTGCTGACCACATCCAATCAGTCGCCTCTTAGTGTTCTTGGCCATGAAGACTCCTCCCCAAGCTCATTGGCTGCACAACACAATAA CTCCCTCCAGACGCAGCAAAACAGTTTGACACCTTCCTCAGTTCGCACTTCAAACGCAAGTCTACTG CACCAAAGTGTAGATGGAGAATCCAGCTTGCACTCCTCATCCTACCCGACTCCTTCTTCAGTTCCACCTGCTTCTTCCTCTACTTCGGCCCCCATGTCCCACGGCAGCCCTGTGGCACCTTCGTCATCTGTCAGTTTGGTATCTGCGCAGTCGGCTCTGGGCCCGGTCAGCAGTCTGACCATGGGACTCAACAGCGCTGCTGGCATGGCCTCCATGGTTCCTCCCACAGCTATTGCATCCTCATCCTCTGTGGCCACTGTGCCACTTTCATCAGCCGCCTCGTCCCGCAGCACGGCTGCCTCAG GGAAAGCACCTCCAAACCTGCCTCCTGGTGTGCCACCTCTGCTGCCCAATCCTTACATCATGGCTCCTGGCCTGCTTCACCCCTACCCA cctcagatgtatgGCTACGATGATTTACAGATGCTACAGACCAGAATACCACTG GACTATTACAGCATTCCATTTGCCGCTCCTACCACACAGCTTACTGGCAGGGAAGGCAGTTTAACAAGCAATCCTTATTCTG CTGGTGACCTGTCAAAGTTTGGTCGGGCTGATGCCTCGTCTCCTGCCCCTGCCACAACGCTTGCCCAGCCGCAGCAGAATCAGACCCAAACACATCACACCACCCAGCAGCCCTTCCTCAGCCCAGCCCTTCCACCTGGATACAGCTATACCAGCCTTCCCTATTACACTGGGGTACCGGGTCTGCCCAACACCTTCCAGTACGGGCCTGCCATGTTTCCT GTGGCTCCTACCTCGTCCAAACAACATGGTGTGAATGTTGGCATCAATGCATCAGCCACACAATTTCAGCAGGCGAGTGGCTACGGGTCTCATGGATACAGCACTG GTGTTTCTGTGACATCCAGCAACACGGGAGTACCTGATATTTCAGGGTCTGTTTACACAAAGACGCAG CAGTCTTTCGAGAAGCAGGGTTTCCACACAGGAACCCCCAGTGCTTCCTTCAGTTTGCCCTCAGCACTTGGGAGCGGTGGCCCGATCAATCCTCCAGCAGCGGCGGGTTATGCTCCGGCCCCTTACATGCACATCCTGGCCCCGCATCAGCAGCCTCACTCCCAGATGCTCCATCACCATCTGCAACAGGATGGACAG ACTGGCTCTGGACAGCGTAGTCAGACTGCCTCCATCCAACAGAAGTCCCAGATAAATAAGTCTGCTTACAACAGCTACAGCTGGGGAGGCAATTAA